gttggtggtttttcttcgCAAACTCCAGCTTCCTTTCATCGTAAAAAGATTAAAATGATACAAGACTATCATGTTTCcacaaaaaagtaaaaatagtaACATAGTATGATATAACGATTTGTGTATTAGTCCATGTGTACTTAAGTACCTGTAAGATATGATGAGTAATTTGCCATTTACATCCTGTTGTTCTTGTTACTTCTCAGTcatacattatttgtttctCTTAAGATTCCTTTAGCTGtacaatatttgaaaaattctTAATAATTCAGAAAATATTCAGAAAATAATTCTGCTTTATTTATAAGGCACAGAATCTTATAAGAGTGATGCTAATTCTTTATTCCAGAAAGTAGAAAATGGAGACTTCAACTGGATTGTGCCAAACAAATTCTTGGCCTTCTGTGGCCCTCATACCAAAACCAAGATTGAAAATGGTAGGCCCCTAGAGCACTGGCAAACCAGTAGTACTAATATCACAAATGTTGGCTTCGTGCCGGAGAAGTTTGTGTCTACAGTACATCGTTGTTCCTTTCTCGGGGTTCTTGTTCAggataacaaatatatattatgactGAATTAGCGATGAAGGATTAACGATGAACTGTGGTCAGAAAACTTCTTTGTATTGTGCATTGGTCAGTGTCGACTAACAGTGAACTATCAGAAAATAAGAATTCATCTTTCTCGCACCAGAaccaaaaaattaaacatttgatgGAAAAAAGTTAAATTCagtatatatgttcataaaattgtattaaaattaCAGATGAATTTATGTGAaatttcagttaaaaaaatacatatgaaaatatacatatatacatatgatggCAGTTGAAATTTCTGGTATCTGGGGTTGAGGGATTTTCTTGTTTTCTTATTGGTGCACAAAGACATTGACCACACCATGTTGTTTATAAGGTGTTGTATTCTGATGAGAATCGTTTTGATTTTTCTTCCTCTTTAGCGAGTGGAAAACGGGGATCTCAATTGGCTTATCCCCCATAAAATGTTGGCCTTTAGTGGTCCCCACTCCAAGAGCCAGATAGAGAATggtatgacgtcattatcagaGTAGCAGCTCAGAGCTACATCTCTAGCTGTAGATGTCCGGAATTAGCCCTGTGTGTCACATAGCTGTGACTTATATCCGTCTGCTAACAGCTTCTGTTGCTGTGCCTTTAAAAATACCATCCATTTCGTCATCTAATTCTATAGTCTGCAGTTTCTCTTCATTTGTGGaatccaacaacaacaaaaaagaagaagaaaaatggaaaattttcatcatttcattGCATATAATTCATCAAagtttttatcatttcaatcaTACTTCAATAGCCAATGATTCTTTtctttatatgtagtatgttaaAATGAgggaaattttgaaatatttccctgaacatcaatcaatatttttagATATTGACATATGCATGAATTAAAAGAGCGCTAGCAAACCCATCTTTTCCTAGAATTTGATTGCAAATTTACGCAATATTTTTGTCCACATCTTTCGGCTTTATTTAATAGTATTTTAGTAAGAAATCTTTTCTCTGGTCTCTTCAAATTTCCTTTACACACATTGCATATGGTTTCTGCCAAATCATGATCACTGCAAACTTTGTCATCCTCCGTATCTTTAGTTTATACAGCATGATTTAGGATAGctagttacagtagtaacagACCCTGTATTTCATTACCTTAGAACTATTACCGTCCCATTAGAAGCATTAGTAAGTATTGATATCCATTTAAGTAATAATTATTGACATATAAATATCTAATGTAAGTAAAAGTCTGACTTCCTTGTTATCAGGAAATTCTAAGAATTTTCAAGTTTGTTTACTGTGACAAGGAAATGGggaaaaaacaaaaatctgGTTTGAGTGGTTTCTGATTGTCAAttaaatagtacatgtattatagcAATGTACATTCGCTGATTTTATACCAAATTTATTAGATccacaatgtatatatactgaagATAAGAATGAAATGGTAAGAGACAAAATGTCATATCTATAGTTTGGAAATGACTGTCAACACACTATGTGGATTAATTATAGGTACCGTTCTATGATAAAGTTTTCGTTTTCATCCTGAGGACTGGTCATGATCATATATAGGAATCTGGATTAATggtgtgatgtacatgtattaacattCATTACATGTGTGGCaatgttttaaatttctaaAATGTAAAAGGAGTGCAGGCagttttatcttttaaaattttgttaggAATCAAGATCTAGACTTcaattttcttcagttttatCTGCACTGGAAACAGAAATTAAGTTCTTATTATAATATGATTAACCGGTGTGCATAACATTCGTGTCATTTATATATCTGCATATCTATTATACAGACTTTGGTTTCAAACCAGTTGTTTGGCATAAGTTTAAttcaaattatgatttaaataTGAATTCATACTTGAAAGCTATGAACACCATGCGTACTAATGTAGATTATACTGTAATGATTGATTGAAGCAGTTGACTCATTCAAAGTAATCTTTGAATTTAATTCAATGAGTTTCTCAGTATTGTTGTAAACTGATATCTGAATCAATACTAAATTAATTTGATGGGATTTTCTCGTATTTTCCTCCAGGCTACCCCCTCCATGCACCAGAAGCCTACTTCCCCTACTTCAGAAAACACAATGTCACCACGATAGTGAGATTAAACAAGAAAATATACGATGCCCGAAGGTTCACAGATGCTGGCTTCGACCACTATGATCTATTCTTTATAGACGGTAGTACACCAAGCGACAGTATAATGCGACAGTTCTTAGAACTTAGTGAAAATGCTGAAGGAGGCATTGCAGTGCATTGTAAAGGTaaacaaatcaacaaaaatGTCCTCATTGCTTTTCTTATTTATCTTGTAATTTGTGCATATCATAAACCAAGGTACTTTTgcagatttaaaaaataatggaattACCTTACAACATATTGAAGTAGAAATTAATTCACAGAGGTAAACTTTCGTGGATTTATTCGGATCAACCAAATTCAAGAAAGTTTATCGTACACGAAAGAAATCTGGTTAACAGCAAAACTTGACTTGTTACAGTAGTGTTTAGTTTCTGATTAATgaaagggaggtaagtcatacCAAGGCTTACTTGTTAGGCAGTTATATTATCGATTATCTCCCATTTGAGGTAATATTTATTGAGGAAATTACAAAATGTCCTTTTTTTGTTGCAGCGGGTCTTGGTCGTACGGGTACACTGATTGCGTGTTATATGATGAAACACTACAAGTTCACTGCAGCAGAGTGTATAGCGTGGTGCAGGATATCACGGCCTGGCTCTGTGATCGGACCCCAACAGAACTTTTTAGAAGAGTATGTACATGTCGAGAAATAACTTATCTCAATTTAGTTtgagatatatacattttgagttataataattacatatatatatatatatttacaacagaCATGGAATGAATAAGAAATAGAAAGTGTTACAGACTCTTATGTAAACTTATCACCAATTTGATACTAAAACTTGTGATTTAAGTTGtgtgtggggtgtgttgcttggtgtcttcggttccactatacaagaagacacaataaaGTGTCTtcggttccactatacaagaagacacaacacgaatataccacactCTCCCTAAAtacgcaccttgcacaacatacacgcaacacaccgcatacatgggaggccgtccttacatgaccataggtgttaataggacgttaattaatcaaacaaacaaacaagtataaTAATATGgtacatttgatatataatcAGTGTTAGCTGTTCAAAAggggaaaaaaatgtaaatatttgaatcACTACTTTAAGTGGTAtgcattttaaattaattaaattcatTCATTTACCCTTGAAGTGTCATAATGGGCTTGtttagtctttgatttagaagagtctacaCTTGTCTTCAGGATAAGTGAGTTGATACAGAATATAGTAAATTCGGGAAAAATGGCTGGTTCAGACAGATTTGAGGCTGTATGCTATGAACATACTTTTGTGTTGATAGAAAACAAGCATGGTTGTGGATGCAAGGAGATCTGTTCCGAGCAAAGATGAAGGAGAACGACAGGAAAAGAGACCGCCATCACAGCGTGTCCAAACTACTGTCCGGTGTGGATGATATGAGAATACAGGATGCATTAGATAATGAGAAATATGCATTTGAAGCAGAATCTCATCTCGTATGTAATACTGAAATTCTAAAGTGGTCATTATACATTACGAAGGATTAATGATTATATGCCGAAAAAAGTGTGGGGGGGGGACATGTTTGAATTGCCAGTTTCAGATGACACTTGTTGGAAAgcaatttttaatgaaatatatttgtagttttatattaaatttcttTCAGAAGTTCTCAATATTgagaaatatttttaacaattcattttaaaattggtCTTTGTTGAAAGaaacaatattttgtgtttaaatattaaagagttgtctgcccttgtggataggtataATATTGCATGTGACAATGTATTTGtaagcgtaacatcatactttcaTGGAAATGATGtgaattttgctcacaaaataatgacgtcacattccatatctacccgcaagggaggtaactttgtaatatgcagcAATGCATGAAGTTAggatacattttaaattttgcaaaaagaaccattttttatgaaaattatttggtTGATTTCAGTATTCTGGACCTGTAACGAGAGGAAGTCTAATTGAAACACAAGGAGACAAATTGAACCAGTTGAAACTACTAAGGTCTAAACATGCCCGATCAGCCACTACTGGGGCAGTAGGGTAAGTATATCTTACAGGAACACaacataaaatcataaaatttgcAATAGTTCTTTGTATTATGAGTATTTCGGTCCTCCTCTTTATACTGTTgggaaaaaaatctgaaacttttctttattatGTAAACATTATGATATTCAGTGCACCCCATATGTCCGAGAGAATAGCTAATTTAAATTCAggcaaaattatttttgattttgaagttTGACATTTCTAGAGATGCCTTTTCCCGATAATTGATATCTCCATGACGATAAATATATCACCATGTTGATTGACGAGATGTTTATCACCATGGTGATATATATCTCGATATATCTCGGTTACGATATGTATCTCCATGATGATATCTTGTCACCAGGGTATTCTGCATTTGTTtagtgtgttgcttggtttgTGTCGTGTCTGCGCTAGTGCTTTGTGTTAGGTTCCCCCGGCTAGGAGTTACACTGCCCTTCTCTTGTAGGCATGACGACGTAAAGGGCCACAAACGATCAACAACACAGCCTTTCCGCCCCATTGGGTCAAAGAGTGCTCATTCAGGCACCGCAATGTCTCCTCTTAAAGCCTCTAAGGTCAGCACCGTTAGCAACAACCATAGCAACTCCACATCATCAACCAAGCGAAACACACGCCACGCCCCAGGATCCTCCACTAGTGCCAAAAGGTAAGATTTCCGAAGTCGAGATTCTGTCCGATACGTGTTTCATTCTGTGTATGTTAAGTACGATAAACCTGAACATTGACTCCTATTGAATGCTGTATGATACATTGCTTGAACTCATAAAGCAGTTGCCGTCCAGATTTGCACTTTGACCTCTTGAACTTTCAACCGCTTTATCCTTCCTTCCTCCTTTGACACTGTCACTAATGTTGACCCTTATGTTATTATAGAAAGAACAATTGTTTAAAAAGTCTACTTGTTGTAGATCTTGGAGAATTTACTCTTATATATCTCTcctatatatgtttttaatggAAAGATTGtgtgaatatacatgtagatcgtATGTGAgtgagaaaatatttttattggaattttttttttttcactcttTCTTTTGGTCAAAACATATTTGTTCACAAATTAATGCTTCATGTTTTATGAAATAGACCAACCACTAACAGTTTTTTGGGCCTAACTGTTCAGTTATTGTgacaaattatcaaattattctGCATGGAAGTTATGATTATAACCAACTTGATTAAGtgttaaatgaaataatttttggtcactattatttaaatatttttttctattaaaatcgaagtgtgtgatattttttttttaaatataaacttacGAAGTTGTGTATGAAATGTTACCTTCTGGTTTTTGTAGAAAGTACCAATCCCACACGTATAGCCTGCGGAAGGCCATGGGCACAAGGTATCTATTGCCCTAACGACATATATACTGCCGTTTTTTTAGTACCTTGGTCCCCAAGGGATCCATGATTTTTTTACTCCTACAGCAACCCTCACACTTTGGTTCTCACACTGCATGCTTGCGTACGATCAAACCTA
This portion of the Argopecten irradians isolate NY chromosome 6, Ai_NY, whole genome shotgun sequence genome encodes:
- the LOC138324807 gene encoding dual specificity protein phosphatase CDC14A-like isoform X1 — its product is MYSIQNMADENDIIGSASEFIKDRLYFATLRSKPRSTAHTHYFCIDDELVYENFYADFGPLNLALLYRYCCKLNKKLKAHCGISLTNSDIDTDSNGNDFDNFVTDSFSLAKKRIIHYTSFDARKRANAAFLISSYAIIYLKKTPEEAYRPLVAGSNPPFLPFRDASFGACTYNLTLLDCLHGISKALANGFFNFDTFDVDEYEHYEKVENGDFNWIVPNKFLAFCGPHTKTKIENGYPLHAPEAYFPYFRKHNVTTIVRLNKKIYDARRFTDAGFDHYDLFFIDGSTPSDSIMRQFLELSENAEGGIAVHCKAGLGRTGTLIACYMMKHYKFTAAECIAWCRISRPGSVIGPQQNFLEEKQAWLWMQGDLFRAKMKENDRKRDRHHSVSKLLSGVDDMRIQDALDNEKYAFEAESHLYSGPVTRGSLIETQGDKLNQLKLLRSKHARSATTGAVGHDDVKGHKRSTTQPFRPIGSKSAHSGTAMSPLKASKVSTVSNNHSNSTSSTKRNTRHAPGSSTSAKRKYQSHTYSLRKAMGTSSSSSRYDIDSQDYFENRLNKDFKSNLYNTSADLSSWPYKYQLRSSTVTKRPQTNIGISFQGDGVGSSYSQY
- the LOC138324807 gene encoding dual specificity protein phosphatase CDC14AB-like isoform X5; amino-acid sequence: MYSIQNMADENDIIGSASEFIKDRLYFATLRSKPRSTAHTHYFCIDDELVYENFYADFGPLNLALLYRYCCKLNKKLKAHCGISLTNSDIDTDSNGNDFDNFVTDSFSLAKKRIIHYTSFDARKRANAAFLISSYAIIYLKKTPEEAYRPLVAGSNPPFLPFRDASFGACTYNLTLLDCLHGISKALANGFFNFDTFDVDEYEHYEKVENGDFNWIVPNKFLAFCGPHTKTKIENGYPLHAPEAYFPYFRKHNVTTIVRLNKKIYDARRFTDAGFDHYDLFFIDGSTPSDSIMRQFLELSENAEGGIAVHCKAGLGRTGTLIACYMMKHYKFTAAECIAWCRISRPGSVIGPQQNFLEEKQAWLWMQGDLFRAKMKENDRKRDRHHSVSKLLSGVDDMRIQDALDNEKYAFEAESHLYSGPVTRGSLIETQGDKLNQLKLLRSKHARSATTGAVGHDDVKGHKRSTTQPFRPIGSKSAHSGTAMSPLKASKVSTVSNNHSNSTSSTKRNTRHAPGSSTSAKRKYQSHTYSLRKAMGTSSSSSRYDIDSQDYFENRLNKDFKSNLYNTSADLSSWPYKYQLRSSTVGSSYSQY
- the LOC138324807 gene encoding dual specificity protein phosphatase CDC14A-like isoform X3; this translates as MYSIQNMADENDIIGSASEFIKDRLYFATLRSKPRSTAHTHYFCIDDELVYENFYADFGPLNLALLYRYCCKLNKKLKAHCGISLTNSDIDTDSNGNDFDNFVTDSFSLAKKRIIHYTSFDARKRANAAFLISSYAIIYLKKTPEEAYRPLVAGSNPPFLPFRDASFGACTYNLTLLDCLHGISKALANGFFNFDTFDVDEYEHYEKVENGDFNWIVPNKFLAFCGPHTKTKIENGYPLHAPEAYFPYFRKHNVTTIVRLNKKIYDARRFTDAGFDHYDLFFIDGSTPSDSIMRQFLELSENAEGGIAVHCKAGLGRTGTLIACYMMKHYKFTAAECIAWCRISRPGSVIGPQQNFLEEKQAWLWMQGDLFRAKMKENDRKRDRHHSVSKLLSGVDDMRIQDALDNEKYAFEAESHLYSGPVTRGSLIETQGDKLNQLKLLRSKHARSATTGAVGHDDVKGHKRSTTQPFRPIGSKSAHSGTAMSPLKASKVSTVSNNHSNSTSSTKRNTRHAPGSSTSAKRKYQSHTYSLRKAMGTSSSSRYDIDSQDYFENRLNKDFKSNLYNTSADLSSWPYKYQLRSSTVTKRPQTNIGISFQGDGVGSSYSQY
- the LOC138324807 gene encoding dual specificity protein phosphatase CDC14AB-like isoform X9; the protein is MYSIQNMADENDIIGSASEFIKDRLYFATLRSKPRSTAHTHYFCIDDELVYENFYADFGPLNLALLYRYCCKLNKKLKAHCGISLTNSDIDTDSNGNDFDNFVTDSFSLAKKRIIHYTSFDARKRANAAFLISSYAIIYLKKTPEEAYRPLVAGSNPPFLPFRDASFGACTYNLTLLDCLHGISKALANGFFNFDTFDVDEYEHYEKVENGDFNWIVPNKFLAFCGPHTKTKIENGYPLHAPEAYFPYFRKHNVTTIVRLNKKIYDARRFTDAGFDHYDLFFIDGSTPSDSIMRQFLELSENAEGGIAVHCKAGLGRTGTLIACYMMKHYKFTAAECIAWCRISRPGSVIGPQQNFLEEKQAWLWMQGDLFRAKMKENDRKRDRHHSVSKLLSGVDDMRIQDALDNEKYAFEAESHLYSGPVTRGSLIETQGDKLNQLKLLRSKHARSATTGAVGHDDVKGHKRSTTQPFRPIGSKSAHSGTAMSPLKASKVSTVSNNHSNSTSSTKRNTRHAPGSSTSAKRKYQSHTYSLRKAMGTRLLSDHKLILASHFKGTVSVPHTRSTKTTLIR
- the LOC138324807 gene encoding dual specificity protein phosphatase CDC14AB-like isoform X10, whose product is MYSIQNMADENDIIGSASEFIKDRLYFATLRSKPRSTAHTHYFCIDDELVYENFYADFGPLNLALLYRYCCKLNKKLKAHCGISLTNSDIDTDSNGNDFDNFVTDSFSLAKKRIIHYTSFDARKRANAAFLISSYAIIYLKKTPEEAYRPLVAGSNPPFLPFRDASFGACTYNLTLLDCLHGISKALANGFFNFDTFDVDEYEHYEKVENGDFNWIVPNKFLAFCGPHTKTKIENGYPLHAPEAYFPYFRKHNVTTIVRLNKKIYDARRFTDAGFDHYDLFFIDGSTPSDSIMRQFLELSENAEGGIAVHCKAGLGRTGTLIACYMMKHYKFTAAECIAWCRISRPGSVIGPQQNFLEEKQAWLWMQGDLFRAKMKENDRKRDRHHSVSKLLSGVDDMRIQDALDNEKYAFEAESHLYSGPVTRGSLIETQGDKLNQLKLLRSKHARSATTGAVGHDDVKGHKRSTTQPFRPIGSKSAHSGTAMSPLKASKVSTVSNNHSNSTSSTKRNTRHAPGSSTSAKRKYQSHTYSLRKAMGTRRKLWQSRLPVVRSLDRIRSELCTALTRH
- the LOC138324807 gene encoding dual specificity protein phosphatase CDC14AB-like isoform X11, yielding MYSIQNMADENDIIGSASEFIKDRLYFATLRSKPRSTAHTHYFCIDDELVYENFYADFGPLNLALLYRYCCKLNKKLKAHCGISLTNSDIDTDSNGNDFDNFVTDSFSLAKKRIIHYTSFDARKRANAAFLISSYAIIYLKKTPEEAYRPLVAGSNPPFLPFRDASFGACTYNLTLLDCLHGISKALANGFFNFDTFDVDEYEHYEKVENGDFNWIVPNKFLAFCGPHTKTKIENGYPLHAPEAYFPYFRKHNVTTIVRLNKKIYDARRFTDAGFDHYDLFFIDGSTPSDSIMRQFLELSENAEGGIAVHCKAGLGRTGTLIACYMMKHYKFTAAECIAWCRISRPGSVIGPQQNFLEEKQAWLWMQGDLFRAKMKENDRKRDRHHSVSKLLSGVDDMRIQDALDNEKYAFEAESHLYSGPVTRGSLIETQGDKLNQLKLLRSKHARSATTGAVGHDDVKGHKRSTTQPFRPIGSKSAHSGTAMSPLKASKVSTVSNNHSNSTSSTKRNTRHAPGSSTSAKRKYQSHTYSLRKAMGTSYTMTVHLSVGSSYSQY
- the LOC138324807 gene encoding dual specificity protein phosphatase CDC14A-like isoform X4 — encoded protein: MYSIQNMADENDIIGSASEFIKDRLYFATLRSKPRSTAHTHYFCIDDELVYENFYADFGPLNLALLYRYCCKLNKKLKAHCGISLTNSDIDTDSNGNDFDNFVTDSFSLAKKRIIHYTSFDARKRANAAFLISSYAIIYLKKTPEEAYRPLVAGSNPPFLPFRDASFGACTYNLTLLDCLHGISKALANGFFNFDTFDVDEYEHYEKVENGDFNWIVPNKFLAFCGPHTKTKIENGYPLHAPEAYFPYFRKHNVTTIVRLNKKIYDARRFTDAGFDHYDLFFIDGSTPSDSIMRQFLELSENAEGGIAVHCKAGLGRTGTLIACYMMKHYKFTAAECIAWCRISRPGSVIGPQQNFLEEKQAWLWMQGDLFRAKMKENDRKRDRHHSVSKLLSGVDDMRIQDALDNEKYAFEAESHLYSGPVTRGSLIETQGDKLNQLKLLRSKHARSATTGAVGHDDVKGHKRSTTQPFRPIGSKSAHSGTAMSPLKASKVSTVSNNHSNSTSSTKRNTRHAPGSSTSAKSSSSSRYDIDSQDYFENRLNKDFKSNLYNTSADLSSWPYKYQLRSSTVTKRPQTNIGISFQGDGVGSSYSQY
- the LOC138324807 gene encoding dual specificity protein phosphatase CDC14AB-like isoform X12, with product MYSIQNMADENDIIGSASEFIKDRLYFATLRSKPRSTAHTHYFCIDDELVYENFYADFGPLNLALLYRYCCKLNKKLKAHCGISLTNSDIDTDSNGNDFDNFVTDSFSLAKKRIIHYTSFDARKRANAAFLISSYAIIYLKKTPEEAYRPLVAGSNPPFLPFRDASFGACTYNLTLLDCLHGISKALANGFFNFDTFDVDEYEHYEKVENGDFNWIVPNKFLAFCGPHTKTKIENGYPLHAPEAYFPYFRKHNVTTIVRLNKKIYDARRFTDAGFDHYDLFFIDGSTPSDSIMRQFLELSENAEGGIAVHCKAGLGRTGTLIACYMMKHYKFTAAECIAWCRISRPGSVIGPQQNFLEEKQAWLWMQGDLFRAKMKENDRKRDRHHSVSKLLSGVDDMRIQDALDNEKYAFEAESHLYSGPVTRGSLIETQGDKLNQLKLLRSKHARSATTGAVGHDDVKGHKRSTTQPFRPIGSKSAHSGTAMSPLKASKVSTVSNNHSNSTSSTKRNTRHAPGSSTSAKRKYQSHTYSLRKAMGTRSVPHTRSTKTTLIR
- the LOC138324807 gene encoding dual specificity protein phosphatase CDC14AB-like isoform X13, whose translation is MYSIQNMADENDIIGSASEFIKDRLYFATLRSKPRSTAHTHYFCIDDELVYENFYADFGPLNLALLYRYCCKLNKKLKAHCGISLTNSDIDTDSNGNDFDNFVTDSFSLAKKRIIHYTSFDARKRANAAFLISSYAIIYLKKTPEEAYRPLVAGSNPPFLPFRDASFGACTYNLTLLDCLHGISKALANGFFNFDTFDVDEYEHYEKVENGDFNWIVPNKFLAFCGPHTKTKIENGYPLHAPEAYFPYFRKHNVTTIVRLNKKIYDARRFTDAGFDHYDLFFIDGSTPSDSIMRQFLELSENAEGGIAVHCKAGLGRTGTLIACYMMKHYKFTAAECIAWCRISRPGSVIGPQQNFLEEKQAWLWMQGDLFRAKMKENDRKRDRHHSVSKLLSGVDDMRIQDALDNEKYAFEAESHLYSGPVTRGSLIETQGDKLNQLKLLRSKHARSATTGAVGHDDVKGHKRSTTQPFRPIGSKSAHSGTAMSPLKASKVSTVSNNHSNSTSSTKRNTRHAPGSSTSAKSYTMTVHLSVGSSYSQY
- the LOC138324807 gene encoding dual specificity protein phosphatase CDC14AB-like isoform X6, with protein sequence MYSIQNMADENDIIGSASEFIKDRLYFATLRSKPRSTAHTHYFCIDDELVYENFYADFGPLNLALLYRYCCKLNKKLKAHCGISLTNSDIDTDSNGNDFDNFVTDSFSLAKKRIIHYTSFDARKRANAAFLISSYAIIYLKKTPEEAYRPLVAGSNPPFLPFRDASFGACTYNLTLLDCLHGISKALANGFFNFDTFDVDEYEHYEKVENGDFNWIVPNKFLAFCGPHTKTKIENGYPLHAPEAYFPYFRKHNVTTIVRLNKKIYDARRFTDAGFDHYDLFFIDGSTPSDSIMRQFLELSENAEGGIAVHCKAGLGRTGTLIACYMMKHYKFTAAECIAWCRISRPGSVIGPQQNFLEEKQAWLWMQGDLFRAKMKENDRKRDRHHSVSKLLSGVDDMRIQDALDNEKYAFEAESHLYSGPVTRGSLIETQGDKLNQLKLLRSKHARSATTGAVGHDDVKGHKRSTTQPFRPIGSKSAHSGTAMSPLKASKVSTVSNNHSNSTSSTKRNTRHAPGSSTSAKSSSSRYDIDSQDYFENRLNKDFKSNLYNTSADLSSWPYKYQLRSSTVTKRPQTNIGISFQGDGVGSSYSQY
- the LOC138324807 gene encoding dual specificity protein phosphatase CDC14AB-like isoform X14, which translates into the protein MYSIQNMADENDIIGSASEFIKDRLYFATLRSKPRSTAHTHYFCIDDELVYENFYADFGPLNLALLYRYCCKLNKKLKAHCGISLTNSDIDTDSNGNDFDNFVTDSFSLAKKRIIHYTSFDARKRANAAFLISSYAIIYLKKTPEEAYRPLVAGSNPPFLPFRDASFGACTYNLTLLDCLHGISKALANGFFNFDTFDVDEYEHYEKVENGDFNWIVPNKFLAFCGPHTKTKIENGYPLHAPEAYFPYFRKHNVTTIVRLNKKIYDARRFTDAGFDHYDLFFIDGSTPSDSIMRQFLELSENAEGGIAVHCKAGLGRTGTLIACYMMKHYKFTAAECIAWCRISRPGSVIGPQQNFLEEKQAWLWMQGDLFRAKMKENDRKRDRHHSVSKLLSGVDDMRIQDALDNEKYAFEAESHLYSGPVTRGSLIETQGDKLNQLKLLRSKHARSATTGAVGHDDVKGHKRSTTQPFRPIGSKSAHSGTAMSPLKASKVSTVSNNHSNSTSSTKRNTRHAPGSSTSAKRSVPHTRSTKTTLIR
- the LOC138324807 gene encoding dual specificity protein phosphatase CDC14AB-like isoform X7; this translates as MYSIQNMADENDIIGSASEFIKDRLYFATLRSKPRSTAHTHYFCIDDELVYENFYADFGPLNLALLYRYCCKLNKKLKSFSLAKKRIIHYTSFDARKRANAAFLISSYAIIYLKKTPEEAYRPLVAGSNPPFLPFRDASFGACTYNLTLLDCLHGISKALANGFFNFDTFDVDEYEHYEKVENGDFNWIVPNKFLAFCGPHTKTKIENGYPLHAPEAYFPYFRKHNVTTIVRLNKKIYDARRFTDAGFDHYDLFFIDGSTPSDSIMRQFLELSENAEGGIAVHCKAGLGRTGTLIACYMMKHYKFTAAECIAWCRISRPGSVIGPQQNFLEEKQAWLWMQGDLFRAKMKENDRKRDRHHSVSKLLSGVDDMRIQDALDNEKYAFEAESHLYSGPVTRGSLIETQGDKLNQLKLLRSKHARSATTGAVGHDDVKGHKRSTTQPFRPIGSKSAHSGTAMSPLKASKVSTVSNNHSNSTSSTKRNTRHAPGSSTSAKRKYQSHTYSLRKAMGTSSSSSRYDIDSQDYFENRLNKDFKSNLYNTSADLSSWPYKYQLRSSTVTKRPQTNIGISFQGDGVGSSYSQY
- the LOC138324807 gene encoding dual specificity protein phosphatase CDC14AB-like isoform X8; the protein is MYSIQNMADENDIIGSASEFIKDRLYFATLRSKPRSTAHTHYFCIDDELVYENFYADFGPLNLALLYRYCCKLNKKLKSFSLAKKRIIHYTSFDARKRANAAFLISSYAIIYLKKTPEEAYRPLVAGSNPPFLPFRDASFGACTYNLTLLDCLHGISKALANGFFNFDTFDVDEYEHYERVENGDLNWLIPHKMLAFSGPHSKSQIENGYPLHAPEAYFPYFRKHNVTTIVRLNKKIYDARRFTDAGFDHYDLFFIDGSTPSDSIMRQFLELSENAEGGIAVHCKAGLGRTGTLIACYMMKHYKFTAAECIAWCRISRPGSVIGPQQNFLEEKQAWLWMQGDLFRAKMKENDRKRDRHHSVSKLLSGVDDMRIQDALDNEKYAFEAESHLYSGPVTRGSLIETQGDKLNQLKLLRSKHARSATTGAVGHDDVKGHKRSTTQPFRPIGSKSAHSGTAMSPLKASKVSTVSNNHSNSTSSTKRNTRHAPGSSTSAKRKYQSHTYSLRKAMGTSSSSSRYDIDSQDYFENRLNKDFKSNLYNTSADLSSWPYKYQLRSSTVTKRPQTNIGISFQGDGVGSSYSQY